In Verrucomicrobiota bacterium, the sequence ATCTTGATGAGGTGAATTTCTGGCAGCCTTCTGGTTCTCGACGTTTCCGGACATTGAATGCCGGCGGGTTGTTTCTCTTCAAATTGCACGCGCCCCGAAACTACATTGTCGGAGGAGGATTCTTCGCCCATTCGAGTATACTGCCGATCAGTATCGCTTGGGAGGCCTTCGGAATCGCAAACGGCGCAGTCAGTCTACAGCAGATGCGCACCCGCGTCGAACGATACCGCCGCCGCGGACATGATCGACACGCAGATTACAGCATTGGGTGCATTCTCCTGGAGCAACCGTTCTTCCTGCGTGAGGATCTGTGGGTACCGGTGCCGGGTGATTGGAGACCCAATATCGTCCAAGGCCGCTCGTATGACATGGCTGTTGAACCCGGCTTGACGCTGTGGACGCAACTGCAGATGGAAAGAAGCGCTCCTTTGCTCGTGGGAGAGGAAGGAGCGCTTTATGGAGGACCGAGAAGTGTGCTCCCA encodes:
- a CDS encoding HNH endonuclease; its protein translation is MKAFVGITDWDWFDLLRLQPHLDEVNFWQPSGSRRFRTLNAGGLFLFKLHAPRNYIVGGGFFAHSSILPISIAWEAFGIANGAVSLQQMRTRVERYRRRGHDRHADYSIGCILLEQPFFLREDLWVPVPGDWRPNIVQGRSYDMAVEPGLTLWTQLQMERSAPLLVGEEGALYGGPRSVLPRLGQGSFRVLVTDAYERRCAVTGERTLPALDAAHIKPFSESGGHQVENGVLLRRDLHALFDRGYITITPGLVIEVSRRIREEFENGRDYYRMHGSSMRPPKNRLHRPAVECLRWHNENAFRG